In the genome of Tenrec ecaudatus isolate mTenEca1 chromosome Y, mTenEca1.hap1, whole genome shotgun sequence, the window TGGTCCATAAGCAAGGAACGGCGTATGTGCAGGGTCTCTAAGGGCGCCTGCAagcttctgagcagctggtggaggtgGTTACCAAAGAAGTTCACAGAGTGCAGCATGAGGGTGTGGAGCTGATGCAGACTGAGGAGCTGAGTGGTGAATTGTTGAAGTAGCTTCTGCGCCTCGTCCTCATCGTTCTCCCCGGGGACGATGCAATACAGGGTGCATTCAGAGAGGAGGAGTGTATGCAGTTGGACCATCTGGGACAGGTAAGGAGAGAACCAGTTGAGGCTTTGCAGGTCCCAGCTACCAAGCAAtctcatctcctggacagagtctAGCTGCACTTTGTTGAGGATCTCCCCAAGAATGGGAAGCGGGGCAACATTCCGAACAAGCTCGAGCTTCCTGCAGCACAGGTGTGGCAGGTCCTTCGTCTGCTTGACCCTTTCgatgaggaaggtgagcatttcatTTGGGATGTCTTCCTGAAAGCACAGGTCAGTGAGCACCGTCATGCCAGCCAAGGCTGGATATTTCTCCACTGACCTACATTTGTCTTCTTTGAGGATCTGAGTCTTGGGATGGGTGGACTCTGGATCCTCTGATGACATTACAGAGGCAGTAGACTGGCGTCCAGCCCACACTTTCCAGAAGTTGGTCCCAGTGTTCATTTGTAAATCCAGcactttcagtttgcatctcctgtGCTTAACCTTCTGGGAAAGCAGTATAGCAAGGCCATCAAGGGCAGCCTTTAAGATGTCAGGGGGAGACTGACAATCTTCCATCAGAGCCCCCAGAGGGAGCTTGAGGAAGGGCCACACCCCAACCATGGCCTTCACTGTCTCTCTGTAATCTCCGACAACAGCTGCCACGAACAGGGGAGGGAagagctctgtgggcagccactccagagaggcaatggctgaggcctcattctgcaacacgctctggatggccaggtccaggagcctgggtgggttcctgctgctcatgCTGATCAATCAGCTCCAAGAGCGATCCTGACCTGTGAATGAAGAGAAAGGGTCTGCTCAGTGTTCTGGGAGAGCCAATCTGGTTGTCCTAGCCCTCCACACTCTGGACTCCACTGTCATCCCCTTAGCCCCTCAGAGAGGAG includes:
- the LOC142435674 gene encoding PRAME family member 27-like produces the protein MTVLTDLCFQEDIPNEMLTFLIERVKQTKDLPHLCCRKLELVRNVAPLPILGEILNKVQLDSVQEMRLLGSWDLQSLNWFSPYLSQMVQLHTLLLSECTLYCIVPGENDEDEAQKLLQQFTTQLLSLHQLHTLMLHSVNFFGNHLHQLLRSLQAPLETLHIRRSLLMDQDLTYLSSCPCTSHLKSLDLSGVRRPGSNYEFLPALLNRVSATLAHLDLADCGITDSDCDYLQPALGHCSQLRTLKLCGNPLSMAVLQTLLFHTFPRCNFAFLELPVPLNCYMDHQLTLPWHTFAEVMEQLRLTLQLHGPQRIRLAYRHCRTLCDAICIRMDN